A genomic segment from Ptychodera flava strain L36383 chromosome 8, AS_Pfla_20210202, whole genome shotgun sequence encodes:
- the LOC139139486 gene encoding arylsulfatase D-like codes for MPLTLIDDCGPDGRYVPRPSRKQNIIQCCLWSMAYAVVVAVLHLLGVLGRRGFIIIGFHILLWFGWNFASNTLLFSRFMCVLVKNLDVIEQPLVLDTISTRMVNQANSFIERTTSQGPFLLYFSFLQTHTPLFNMKNFTGSSKHGKYGDTVKEMDWMVGKVLSKLSELGLEENTFIYFTSDNGGALKEVSVLPPRVGEVEGGWNGIYKGGKGQNWEGGIRVPTVVRYPRMLPRGIGISVPTSTMDAFPTIASLAGVDLSSDRVIDGRDLMPLLRGKSTAPPHDFLFHYCGKWLAAVTFTSRADNAIYKVHYVTPNIPTGERDCLGSVYCPCTGDGTTRHDPPLVYDLRRDPAEQRPLPATDDQIRDIVSRVDEAISEHRRSIVPVVPQITRENLAGSFLRQPCCNFPFCSCQED; via the exons ATGCCCTTAACTCTTATCGATGATTGCGGGCCAGATGGAAGATATGTACCAAGGCCGAGCCGAAAGCAGAACATCATTCAATGCTGTCTCTGGTCCATGGCTTATGCAGTCGTCGTTGCTGTTCTACATCTCCTGGGTGTATTGGGTAGGAGAGGATTTATTATTATCGGATTCCACATACTGTTGTGGTTTGGTTGGAACTTTGCCAGTAATACACTTTTGTTCAGTCGATTCATGTGCGTGCTTGTGAAGAACCTTGACGTCATCGAACAGCCATTAGTCTTGGATACAATATCGACAAGGATGGTAAACCAGGCGAATTCTTTCATCGAACGAACCACATCTCAAGGACCCTTCTTGCTCTATTTTTCCTTTCTACAAACGCACACCCCTTTGTTTAACATGAAAAACTTCACTGGGTCTAGTAAGCACGGGAAATATGGAGACACCGTTAAAGAAATGGACTGGATGGTCGGCAAAGTTTTGTCAAAACTGAGTGAACTTGGCTTGGAAGAGAACACTTTTATCTATTTTACTTCAGATAACGGTGGTGCTTTAAAAGAAGTTTCTGTTCTCCCTCCTCGTGTTGGTGAGGTGGAAGGGGGATGGAACGGAATCTACAAAG GAGGTAAAGGCCAGAATTGGGAGGGAGGTATACGCGTCCCTACAGTTGTACGCTATCCACGGATGCTTCCAAGAGGCATTGGGATATCAGTTCCAACAAGCACAATGGATGCCTTTCCAACGATTGCATCGCTGGCTGGAGTGGATTTGTCAAGTGATAGAGTTATTGATGGGCGAGACTTGATGCCTCTGCTGAGAGGGAAGAGTACAGCGCCCCCTCACGACTTTCTGTTCCATTACTGCGGTAAATGGCTGGCGGCTGTCACTTTCACATCTCGGGCAG ATAATGCGATATATAAGGTGCATTACGTTACACCAAATATACCAACGGGAGAAAGAGACTGCCTTGGATCTGTGTATTGCCCTTGCACAGGAGATGGAACGACTCGCCACGACCCACCCCTGGTTTACGATTTGAGGAGAGATCCAgctgaacagcgccctcttccAGCTACTGATGATCAAATCAGGGATATTGTATCTCGCGTGGACGAAGCCATATCAGAGCACAGAAGGTCCATTGTACCCGTTGTTCCCCAAATTACACGAGAAAATTTAGCGGGAAGTTTCTTACGACAGCCATGTTGTAATTTTCCTTTTTGCTCGTGTCAAGAAGATTGA
- the LOC139138274 gene encoding cytochrome P450 4F12-like, protein MMLVKTAFVVIIIAIASKIVTFFLGALSKRRRLEKALANFPGEPRHWLFGHLHLMNPGKTGLDKRVQWTNKYKYGYPYWLGPFHAYFECGHPETVKEILSTAEPKDDLIYGTVRLWLGDGLLLSTGAKWARNRKLLTPGFHFEILKPYAKIFNECSKVLVNKLSHLCERGSVEITHHASLVTLDSLMKCIFGLDIHCQTESKMDPYINSVSELSVLVIKRMYNVLHYNDFIYYNLTSDGRQSRRALESLHAYSNAVIRKRKSLLGTNQATNQVEGRKYVNFLDILLSVKDEYGQGLTHQEIKDEVDTFMFEGHDTTASGIAWCLYNLARNPEHQKVCQEEIDELFSRKGCTDLEWNDLANLTYLTMCIKESLRLTPAVPLITRITTRQIQLPDGRTLEKGLPIRINIYNLHHSSHVWDNPEVYDPSRFLPEKVNKRSPHAFIPFSAGPRNCIGQNFAMSELKIVVALLLHHFEFSVDGSKPAEPMSEIVLRAKHGLHLFLKKRQ, encoded by the exons ATGATGTTGGTGAAGACAGCATTTGTCGTCATTATCATCGCCATTGCGAGTAAGATAGTCACATTTTTCCTAGGAGCTCTTTCCAAGCGACGGCGGCTGGAGAAGGCTCTTGCGAATTTTCCTGGCGAGCCAAGGCACTGGTTGTTTGGGCATCTGCATTTG ATGAATCCGGGTAAAACTGGCTTGGACAAACGAGTACAATGGACGAACAAGTACAAATATGGTTATCCTTACTGGCTCGGACCGTTCCATGCGTACTTTGAATGTGGGCACCCGGAGACGGTGAAAGAGATTTTGTCAACTGCAG AACCCAAAGATGACTTGATATATGGCACTGTAAGACTGTGGCTTGGAGATGGATTGCTCTTAAGTACAGGGGCAAAGTGGGCGAGAAACCGTAAACTCTTGACACCAGGCTTTCATTTCGAGATACTTAAACCATATGCGAAGATATTTAATGAGTGTTCCAAGGTTTTAGTG AACAAGCTGTCCCATCTTTGTGAGAGAGGTTCCGTGGAAATCACACACCATGCCAGTCTGGTTACCCTGGATTCGCTGATGAAATGCATATTCGGTTTAGACATTCACTGTCAAACCGAAAG CAAGATGGACCCTTACATAAACTCAGTGAGTGAGCTGTCCGTCTTGGTTATCAAACGGATGTACAATGTACTCCACTACAATGACTTCATCTATTACAACCTAACATCAGACGGTAGACAGTCTCGACGGGCTCTTGAAAGTCTGCATGCGTATTCAAATGCCGTCATCAGAAAGAGAAAGTCGTTACTGGGTACAAATCAAGCGACCAACCAGGTGGAGGGAAGAAAATATGTCAATTTTCTGGACATTCTACTTTCTGTCAAG GATGAGTACGGCCAGGGTCTGACTCATCAAGAGATTAAGGACGAAGTGGACACATTTATGTTTGAAGGGCATGACACCACGGCCAGTGGAATAGCTTGGTGTTTGTACAACCTTGCCAGAAACCCAGAACACCAGAAAGTATGCCAGGAAGAAATTGATGAGCTTTTTTCCAGGAAAGGATGCACGGATTTAGAATG GAATGACCTGGCCAACCTGACATACCTAACCATGTGCATTAAGGAAAGTCTTCGACTAACCCCCGCAGTACCCCTTATTACCCGGATTACAACACGTCAAATACAGTTGCCGGATGGAAGAACCCTTGAAAAAG GCCTGCCCATTCGCATCAATATCTACAACCTGCATCACAGCAGTCATGTCTGGGATAATCCGGAAGTGTACGATCCGTCAAGATTTCTACCTGAAAAAGTCAATAAAAGGTCGCCACACGCCTTCATTCCGTTTTCTGCTGGTCCAAG GAATTGTATCGGTCAGAACTTTGCTATGAGTGAATTGAAGATTGTGGTCGCCCTGCTGTTACACCACTTTGAATTTTCGGTGGATGGCAGCAAACCTGCAGAACCGATGTCAGAGATAGTCCTTCGAGCTAAACACGGCTTGCATCTGTTCCTAAAGAAGCGCCAATGA